Proteins co-encoded in one Lysobacter solisilvae genomic window:
- a CDS encoding FG-GAP-like repeat-containing protein — protein MAAAGLLAACAAAALVGTRADFRLLPGRQAESLAGNLATATPNPHDGKATLLAPGTITTIAGTGEMGDSGDGAAATLARMSFPYLIAVHAGGTVYFVDGVSARVRRVSPTGIITAFAGTGVEEFAPRGTVPTGDGGPATQARFGRISALATDLAGNVYIADDLNRRIRKVGTDGVIRTIAGTGDPQRLDHPATFAGEGGPALAATLSAPDRMTVDGAGNLFFHDHLYIRRISPNGTLATIAGNGDWQGGGGDGGPARQASLDAGGGLAVDAAGNLFVADINGSRVRCISPDGIIRTVAGGGSLADDAWALHVVLEPNNGLALDARGHVFTGSGTLVQRVNAEGILDTVVGRNVGETLPYGVAGYGGDNGPATLALINSSNDLGTDAAGNLYIADTGNHRIRKVTPSPVTPTPFGLGAFAPVVELPAGGLPREVQVADVNGDRRQDLLVIVDATPDVTTDAEELHVRVQQADGTLATATRYSGVPHGTSLLTGDFNRDGAQDLVLGTSTTLKLALGRSTGLLQWITLPRWSQGDMNPPVTVDSNADGLLDLCLVEAGTVVCHRGDGRGNFVPAGVMAGNVPVRGQRLRVGDFNGDGWSDLVTEESSWIGTQLSVNRAGLFSSTQYFDGGGPGAVGDWNSDGRADLLYRRYDSRTGQAVGYNLFPQTATGTIGTAIAVDNAQVAVTLAAADVQNDGLDDLLTVHDQGQGLGLMGQRDGVLQREVRFPMPPLSGT, from the coding sequence ATGGCAGCCGCGGGCCTGCTGGCGGCTTGTGCGGCAGCGGCCCTGGTCGGCACGCGCGCAGACTTCCGGCTGCTTCCCGGCCGCCAGGCGGAGAGCCTAGCCGGGAACCTGGCGACCGCCACGCCCAACCCGCACGACGGCAAGGCCACCCTGCTGGCCCCCGGCACCATCACCACCATCGCCGGGACCGGCGAGATGGGCGACAGCGGCGACGGCGCGGCCGCGACGCTGGCGCGGATGAGCTTTCCCTACCTGATCGCCGTCCACGCGGGCGGCACGGTGTACTTCGTCGACGGGGTGAGCGCGCGCGTGCGCCGGGTGTCGCCGACGGGGATCATCACCGCGTTCGCGGGCACGGGCGTCGAGGAATTCGCACCGCGCGGCACCGTGCCCACCGGCGACGGTGGCCCGGCGACGCAGGCGCGCTTCGGTCGCATCAGCGCCCTGGCCACGGACCTGGCGGGCAACGTCTATATCGCCGACGACCTCAATCGCCGCATCCGTAAGGTCGGCACCGATGGCGTGATCCGCACCATCGCCGGCACCGGCGATCCGCAACGGCTGGACCACCCCGCGACCTTCGCCGGCGAAGGCGGGCCCGCCCTCGCCGCCACGTTGTCGGCGCCGGACCGGATGACCGTGGACGGTGCGGGCAACCTGTTCTTCCACGACCACCTGTACATCCGCCGCATCTCGCCCAACGGGACCCTCGCCACGATCGCCGGCAATGGCGACTGGCAAGGCGGTGGGGGCGACGGTGGGCCGGCCCGGCAGGCCTCGCTGGACGCCGGTGGCGGGCTGGCGGTGGATGCGGCGGGCAACCTCTTTGTGGCCGACATCAACGGCTCGCGCGTCCGCTGCATCTCGCCGGACGGCATCATCCGCACCGTGGCCGGCGGCGGCAGCCTGGCCGACGACGCGTGGGCGCTGCACGTGGTGCTGGAGCCCAACAACGGCCTGGCCCTGGACGCGCGCGGCCATGTGTTCACCGGGTCCGGGACACTGGTGCAGCGGGTCAACGCCGAAGGCATCCTCGACACGGTGGTGGGCCGCAACGTCGGCGAGACTTTGCCCTACGGCGTGGCGGGCTACGGCGGCGACAACGGGCCGGCCACGCTGGCCCTGATCAATTCCTCCAACGACCTGGGCACCGACGCCGCCGGCAACCTCTACATCGCCGACACCGGCAACCACCGCATCCGCAAGGTGACTCCCTCGCCGGTGACCCCGACCCCCTTCGGCCTGGGCGCCTTCGCACCGGTCGTGGAACTGCCGGCTGGCGGACTCCCGCGCGAAGTGCAGGTGGCCGACGTCAACGGCGATCGCCGGCAGGACCTGCTGGTGATCGTCGACGCCACGCCTGACGTCACCACCGACGCCGAGGAACTGCACGTGCGCGTCCAGCAGGCCGACGGCACGCTGGCGACCGCGACGCGCTATTCCGGCGTGCCGCACGGCACTTCGCTGCTGACCGGCGACTTCAACCGCGATGGCGCACAGGACCTCGTCCTGGGAACCTCGACGACGCTGAAATTGGCCCTTGGCCGTTCGACCGGTCTGCTGCAGTGGATCACCCTGCCGCGCTGGTCGCAGGGCGACATGAACCCGCCCGTGACCGTCGACAGCAACGCCGATGGCCTGCTCGACCTGTGCCTGGTCGAGGCCGGCACGGTGGTCTGCCATCGTGGCGATGGCCGCGGCAATTTCGTGCCGGCAGGCGTGATGGCGGGCAATGTCCCGGTGCGGGGACAGCGGCTGCGCGTGGGCGACTTCAACGGAGACGGCTGGAGCGACCTGGTCACGGAGGAGTCGTCGTGGATCGGCACGCAGCTCAGCGTCAATCGCGCCGGGCTGTTCTCGTCCACGCAGTACTTCGACGGCGGCGGCCCAGGCGCGGTGGGGGACTGGAATTCGGATGGGCGCGCGGACCTGCTCTATCGCCGGTACGACTCCCGCACCGGTCAGGCGGTCGGCTACAACCTCTTTCCGCAGACGGCCACCGGCACCATTGGAACCGCCATCGCGGTCGACAACGCGCAGGTGGCGGTGACGCTGGCCGCCGC